From the genome of Candidatus Dormiibacterota bacterium, one region includes:
- a CDS encoding cyclic nucleotide-binding domain-containing protein: MAGDPFKEFTVKRRKGETIYVEGDLGSEMYVVQSGAVRIFRSTGGVKQELAIMEKGDFFGEIAVLEGLPRTASAEALDECEIIEINSTTFDKMIRANIEIAVRMLRKLSNRLQEANRKIEILSRAPAPGKPTAGARIAAVDIDQPAEAPPPAATAAPSSGVSAAPKPIGEVEVPEGAFALLVLEGGSRHFPITTDTSLIGRYDPVTGTRPEVDLTQVDINRSVSRRHARIVLAEGAFLLSEEVGALNGTFVNGQRLSSGAPSPIVSGDKVGLGMVTLVFKTAAKAAGRKPAAAGRS; encoded by the coding sequence ATGGCAGGCGATCCCTTCAAAGAGTTTACGGTCAAGCGCAGGAAAGGCGAGACGATCTATGTCGAGGGGGACCTCGGCAGCGAGATGTACGTCGTCCAGTCGGGCGCAGTGCGCATCTTCAGGAGTACGGGCGGGGTGAAGCAGGAGCTGGCGATCATGGAGAAGGGAGACTTCTTCGGAGAGATCGCCGTCCTGGAGGGTCTGCCCAGGACCGCGTCAGCCGAGGCGCTCGACGAGTGCGAGATCATCGAGATCAACAGCACCACCTTCGACAAGATGATCCGCGCGAACATCGAGATCGCGGTGCGCATGCTCCGCAAGCTGAGCAACCGGCTGCAGGAGGCCAACCGGAAGATCGAGATCCTGTCCCGCGCCCCCGCTCCGGGGAAGCCCACTGCGGGGGCACGCATCGCCGCCGTGGACATCGACCAGCCGGCCGAGGCGCCGCCACCGGCCGCGACGGCGGCGCCGTCTTCGGGTGTCTCCGCCGCCCCGAAGCCGATCGGGGAGGTGGAGGTGCCGGAGGGGGCATTCGCCCTGCTCGTCCTGGAGGGCGGCTCACGTCACTTCCCGATCACCACCGACACTTCGCTCATAGGACGGTACGACCCCGTCACCGGCACGCGGCCGGAGGTCGACCTCACACAGGTCGATATCAACCGCTCCGTGTCCCGCCGCCACGCCCGGATCGTCCTGGCGGAGGGGGCCTTCCTCCTTTCGGAGGAGGTCGGCGCTTTGAACGGGACGTTCGTCAATGGCCAGCGCCTCTCGTCCGGGGCGCCCTCTCCCATCGTGAGCGGGGACAAGGTCGGCCTGGGGATGGTCACGCTTGTCTTCAAGACGGCGGCCAAGGCCGCCGGACGCAAGCCGGCGGCCGCCGGCCGTTCCTGA
- a CDS encoding menaquinone biosynthesis decarboxylase, producing MAHADLRAFLEVLEARRELVRVHEPVSVDLEISAVTDRVSKSRDGGPALLFERPLGFDIPVLINALGSLNRMKLALEVDSLDSFAERIDALLGTSAPVSLLDKIKMLPRLKDLADLFPVSVRKGACQEVVEKDRPSLLTLPVIKCWPKDAGPYITLPLVFTHDPETGKRNCGIYRMQVFDATTAAMHWQIHKHGAHHHRRAGEHGRRLEVACAIGADPALVFAAAAPLPDDVDEMFLAGFVRREPVPLVKAVTVDVEVPAAAEIVLEGYVDPLEKRREGPFGDHTGYYSLADDYPVFHLTCVTRRQKPIYQTTIVGPPPMEDYYIGKAIERVFLPIMKRQLPEIVDINMPAEGIFHNLILVSMRKRYPGHARKVMHAIWGMGQAMFSKVIVVVDENVNVQDPRETTWKVLNHIDPERDIEFVLGPVDVLDHSSRLPQYGSHMGVDATRKGPSEGFHREWPDEIRHDPATLEMIARKWQKYGLARGE from the coding sequence TTGGCGCACGCCGACCTGCGCGCCTTTCTCGAGGTCCTGGAGGCGCGGCGCGAGCTGGTGCGGGTGCACGAGCCGGTGAGCGTAGACCTGGAGATCAGCGCGGTGACCGACCGCGTTTCGAAATCCAGGGACGGCGGACCCGCGCTCCTGTTCGAGAGACCCCTGGGGTTCGACATTCCGGTGCTCATCAACGCCCTCGGCTCCCTCAACCGCATGAAGCTGGCCCTGGAGGTCGATTCGCTGGACTCCTTCGCAGAGCGCATCGACGCGCTTCTCGGAACGAGCGCGCCTGTCTCTCTCCTGGACAAAATCAAGATGCTGCCGCGGCTCAAGGACCTGGCCGACCTCTTTCCCGTGTCGGTCAGGAAGGGAGCCTGCCAGGAAGTCGTCGAGAAGGACCGGCCGTCGCTGCTCACCCTGCCGGTGATCAAGTGCTGGCCGAAGGACGCCGGCCCCTACATCACCCTGCCGCTGGTGTTCACGCACGATCCGGAGACCGGCAAGCGCAACTGCGGCATCTACCGCATGCAGGTGTTCGACGCGACCACGGCCGCGATGCACTGGCAGATTCACAAGCATGGAGCGCACCACCACCGACGGGCCGGCGAACACGGCCGGCGCCTGGAGGTCGCCTGCGCCATCGGTGCGGACCCCGCGCTGGTTTTCGCCGCCGCGGCGCCGCTGCCCGACGACGTGGACGAGATGTTCCTGGCGGGTTTCGTGAGACGCGAGCCGGTGCCGCTGGTGAAGGCAGTCACCGTGGACGTCGAGGTCCCGGCGGCCGCCGAGATCGTGCTGGAGGGTTACGTCGATCCGCTCGAAAAGAGGCGCGAGGGACCCTTCGGCGACCACACAGGGTACTACTCGCTGGCGGATGATTACCCCGTGTTCCACCTGACCTGCGTGACCCGCAGGCAGAAGCCCATCTATCAGACGACGATCGTGGGCCCTCCGCCGATGGAGGATTACTATATTGGCAAGGCGATCGAGCGAGTGTTTCTGCCGATCATGAAGCGTCAGCTCCCCGAAATCGTGGACATCAACATGCCGGCGGAGGGGATCTTCCACAACCTGATTCTCGTCTCCATGCGCAAGCGCTATCCGGGCCACGCGCGCAAGGTCATGCACGCCATCTGGGGGATGGGACAGGCGATGTTCAGCAAGGTCATCGTCGTGGTGGACGAGAATGTGAACGTCCAGGACCCGCGCGAAACGACCTGGAAGGTACTCAACCACATCGACCCCGAGAGAGACATCGAATTCGTGCTCGGACCGGTCGACGTCCTCGACCACTCGTCGCGTCTGCCGCAGTACGGCTCCCACATGGGCGTCGACGCGACGCGCAAGGGGCCCTCGGAGGGATTCCACCGCGAATGGCCGGACGAGATTCGGCACGATCCGGCCACTCTGGAGATGATCGCCAGGAAGTGGCAGAAATACGGCCTTGCGCGGGGGGAGTGA
- the trpS gene encoding tryptophan--tRNA ligase, whose product MMQPAEAPLTAKRHRVLSGFRPTGPMHIGHLVGALENWIKMQDTNDCFFAICDWHALTSEYADTSRLKDYVEDMALDWLAAGLDPGKCTIFVQSHVPEHAELHLLLSMIVPLPWLERVPTYKEQQQQISNRDLTTYGFLGYPVLQAADILIYRADTVPVGEDQLAHLELCREIARRFNSLYGPVFPEPQAKTTRFPRVPGTDGRKMSKSYGNAIGLSDPIEETRQRILRMVTDPARKTRKDPGNPDVCPVYDLHKAFSSRETQERVNVECRRAGIGCIDCKTYLLEHLAPVLLPIQERRTRLTQDRGRVRDILADGARRAQAEARKTMELVRAAMKIDSRGAR is encoded by the coding sequence ATGATGCAGCCCGCCGAAGCCCCTCTCACGGCGAAGCGTCACCGGGTCCTGTCGGGGTTCCGCCCCACCGGCCCGATGCACATCGGCCACCTTGTGGGGGCGCTCGAGAACTGGATCAAGATGCAGGACACGAACGACTGCTTCTTCGCCATCTGCGACTGGCACGCTCTGACGAGCGAGTACGCCGACACGTCCCGACTCAAGGACTATGTCGAGGACATGGCGCTGGACTGGCTCGCCGCCGGTCTCGACCCCGGGAAGTGCACGATCTTCGTGCAATCGCACGTCCCCGAGCACGCCGAGCTGCACCTCCTTCTGTCGATGATCGTGCCACTGCCCTGGCTCGAGCGCGTGCCGACGTACAAGGAGCAGCAGCAGCAGATTTCCAACCGTGATCTGACGACCTACGGGTTCCTGGGATACCCGGTCCTGCAGGCCGCCGACATCCTGATCTACCGAGCCGACACCGTCCCCGTGGGCGAGGATCAGCTGGCCCACCTCGAACTCTGCAGGGAGATCGCCAGGCGGTTCAATTCGCTGTATGGCCCGGTCTTCCCGGAGCCCCAGGCGAAGACGACGCGGTTCCCGCGCGTGCCCGGGACCGACGGGCGTAAGATGAGCAAGTCGTACGGCAACGCGATCGGCCTCTCCGACCCGATCGAGGAGACGCGGCAGCGGATTCTCAGGATGGTCACCGACCCGGCGCGGAAGACCCGAAAAGATCCCGGCAATCCGGATGTCTGTCCGGTTTATGATCTGCACAAGGCGTTCTCGAGCCGCGAGACCCAGGAGCGCGTCAACGTGGAATGCCGGAGGGCCGGGATCGGCTGCATCGATTGCAAGACGTACCTGCTGGAGCACCTCGCGCCGGTGCTGCTGCCGATCCAGGAGCGCCGCACGCGTCTGACGCAGGACCGCGGTCGGGTGCGCGACATCCTGGCAGACGGGGCGCGGCGGGCGCAGGCCGAGGCCCGCAAGACGATGGAGCTGGTCCGAGCAGCCATGAAAATTGACAGCCGGGGGGCACGGTGA
- a CDS encoding segregation/condensation protein A encodes MNEATPVPPKTEEPRSIPAASGSDDVRLDAFQGPLDLLLHLVRIEELDITELRLAEVARQYNEYLELSRKVEPEEAGEHVVGVATLIHLKSRRLLPPDPAAAAADPASPEERAQVDRAARAELLRDAAEHLQEREAIMELVYLRPATAIAEYAGEQGIDADLFTLLRAFREILRRVGSDETAHISRERITLVERIAWLMETVQRERRVQFRSLFSGLEDRVACILTFLALLEVIRLHLVRASVSHQFEDILIVLADEPPSTLPGPVHA; translated from the coding sequence GTGAACGAAGCCACTCCAGTCCCGCCGAAGACTGAGGAGCCGCGGTCGATACCCGCGGCTTCAGGATCGGACGACGTTCGCCTGGACGCCTTCCAGGGGCCGCTCGATCTCCTTCTCCATCTCGTCCGGATCGAGGAGCTCGACATCACCGAGCTGCGGCTGGCCGAGGTGGCCCGTCAATACAACGAATACCTCGAGCTGAGCCGGAAGGTGGAGCCGGAGGAGGCGGGGGAGCACGTGGTCGGAGTGGCCACGCTCATCCATCTGAAGTCGCGCCGGCTCCTTCCCCCCGATCCGGCCGCGGCGGCCGCGGACCCTGCGTCGCCCGAGGAGCGGGCGCAGGTCGACCGGGCGGCGCGCGCCGAGCTGCTTCGTGATGCGGCGGAGCATCTTCAGGAACGGGAGGCGATCATGGAGCTGGTCTACCTGCGGCCGGCGACGGCGATTGCCGAATACGCCGGCGAGCAGGGCATCGACGCCGACCTGTTCACGCTTCTGCGGGCGTTCCGCGAGATCCTCCGCCGCGTCGGGAGCGACGAGACGGCGCACATCAGCCGGGAGCGCATCACTCTCGTCGAGAGGATCGCCTGGCTCATGGAGACGGTGCAGCGGGAACGCCGGGTTCAGTTCCGGTCGCTGTTCAGCGGACTCGAGGATCGAGTCGCCTGCATCCTGACGTTCCTCGCGCTCCTCGAGGTCATCCGTCTGCACCTCGTGCGCGCGTCCGTGAGCCACCAGTTCGAAGACATCCTCATCGTCCTGGCGGACGAGCCGCCTTCTACGCTCCCCGGGCCCGTCCATGCCTGA
- the scpB gene encoding SMC-Scp complex subunit ScpB: protein MPETPAPPQGGRLRAIVEALVFAAEEPLMIDDLVDLFPGSDRETLVAALETVAGSCEPEERGVMVQRVAGGYRMTTKPDLGEWVRALFRSRNRRRLSSQALETLAIIAYRQPITTPEIQTIRGIDPSSVLEALLEKKLVRIVGRKKVVGKPFLYGTTSEFLAHFGLNSLQDLPDVSDFEALAGSAGAPTAAAAHELAALGAVAEHGPFEEDNENGGNGEDTSDDEDDENERGDDGDDS, encoded by the coding sequence ATGCCTGAGACACCGGCGCCCCCGCAGGGCGGCAGGCTGCGGGCCATCGTCGAGGCCCTGGTGTTCGCGGCGGAAGAGCCCTTGATGATCGACGACCTGGTGGATTTGTTCCCCGGGTCCGACCGGGAGACTCTCGTGGCCGCGCTGGAGACCGTGGCCGGATCGTGCGAGCCGGAGGAACGGGGCGTGATGGTGCAGCGCGTGGCGGGAGGCTATCGCATGACCACGAAGCCGGATCTGGGGGAGTGGGTGCGCGCCCTGTTCCGCTCCCGCAACCGACGCCGCCTGTCGTCCCAGGCACTGGAGACGCTCGCGATCATCGCCTACCGTCAACCGATCACGACCCCGGAGATCCAGACAATTCGCGGCATCGACCCATCCTCGGTCCTGGAAGCCCTGCTCGAAAAGAAACTTGTGCGGATCGTGGGACGCAAGAAGGTGGTCGGCAAACCCTTCCTGTACGGTACGACCTCCGAGTTCCTGGCGCACTTCGGACTGAACTCCCTGCAGGACCTGCCGGACGTCTCGGATTTCGAGGCCCTGGCGGGTTCGGCGGGGGCGCCGACCGCGGCTGCCGCACACGAGCTCGCCGCGCTGGGCGCGGTCGCGGAGCACGGACCCTTCGAGGAGGACAACGAAAACGGCGGCAACGGTGAAGACACCTCGGACGATGAGGACGACGAAAACGAGCGTGGGGACGACGGAGACGACTCCTGA
- a CDS encoding pseudouridine synthase encodes MRTTKTSVGTTETTPDLSRGIRLQKFLADAGIASRREGERLIQAGRVEVNGRTSTLLGVRVDPERDQVRVDGRRVRVAGVRVYYLLNKPKGVITSSADPQGRPTVVELLQGVRDRVFPVGRLDWNSEGLLILTNDGDLAYRLTHPSNHVAKVYRVKVKGTVGDPDLQALRRGLPLDGRKTLPAKIERISGQANSWLEITLYEGRNNQIRRMFDRLGHRVQKLKRISIGPIRDRALKPGEWRRLTAEEIRRLLEGT; translated from the coding sequence ATGAGGACGACGAAAACGAGCGTGGGGACGACGGAGACGACTCCTGACCTCTCCCGCGGGATCCGCCTGCAGAAATTCCTCGCCGACGCGGGCATTGCTTCTCGACGCGAGGGCGAGCGTCTGATCCAGGCGGGCCGGGTCGAGGTGAACGGACGGACGTCCACCCTGCTCGGCGTGCGTGTCGATCCCGAGCGCGATCAGGTGCGGGTCGACGGGCGCCGGGTGCGGGTGGCAGGGGTACGAGTCTACTACCTCCTGAACAAGCCGAAGGGCGTCATCACCTCCTCCGCCGATCCGCAGGGGCGTCCGACCGTCGTCGAGCTCCTGCAGGGTGTGCGCGACCGCGTCTTTCCGGTAGGGCGACTCGACTGGAACAGCGAAGGTCTCCTGATCCTGACCAACGACGGGGACCTGGCCTATCGTCTGACGCATCCGTCGAATCACGTCGCGAAGGTCTACCGGGTCAAGGTCAAGGGCACGGTGGGTGATCCGGACCTCCAGGCGCTCCGGCGCGGTCTTCCCCTCGACGGCCGCAAGACCCTGCCGGCCAAAATCGAAAGGATATCCGGACAAGCGAACTCCTGGCTCGAGATCACGCTGTACGAGGGACGCAACAACCAGATCCGGAGGATGTTCGACCGCCTCGGGCACAGGGTGCAGAAACTCAAGCGGATCTCCATCGGACCGATCCGCGATCGTGCGTTGAAACCGGGCGAGTGGCGCCGGCTTACCGCCGAGGAAATCCGACGCCTCCTGGAGGGAACGTGA
- the hisC gene encoding histidinol-phosphate transaminase codes for MKVRVPEHILKIAPYVPGKPIEEAERQLGIRQVVKLASNENPLGPSPRALKAIRDTVGRVHRYPDSRGHDLRQALAERLRLPADQIVLGNGSTELVEILAKTFLSRDRGAVIADQSFIMYSIAVRAMAAPLRLVPLVDNRHDLEAMAMTCDDTTALVYIGNPNNPTGTHVGRAAFDAYFSRVPPHVLTVVDEAYRDYVEVADYPDCLDDLRQGRNVVVLRTFSKIYGLAGMRIGYALTVKEVAQALEGVRSPFNTSVLAQAAACAALEDVDHVARSKTENSREAAFLAAELSRRGVKFVPTVANFFLVFTSRKGEEAYQALLQLGVIVRPMDAYGFAHAVRVSVGTRQENERFLEALDQVAAGATDQARKTYSVS; via the coding sequence GTGAAGGTCCGCGTGCCGGAGCACATCTTGAAGATCGCACCGTACGTCCCCGGGAAGCCGATCGAGGAAGCGGAGAGGCAGCTGGGGATCCGTCAGGTCGTCAAGCTGGCGAGCAACGAAAATCCGCTGGGCCCATCGCCGCGGGCGCTCAAAGCGATCCGCGACACCGTCGGTCGCGTCCACCGTTATCCCGACAGCCGCGGACATGATCTGCGACAGGCCCTGGCTGAACGTCTGCGTCTGCCCGCCGACCAGATCGTCCTTGGGAACGGCTCCACCGAGCTGGTGGAAATCCTGGCGAAGACATTCCTGTCGCGCGACCGCGGGGCGGTCATAGCCGACCAGTCGTTCATCATGTATTCGATCGCCGTGCGGGCGATGGCAGCACCCCTGCGTCTGGTGCCCCTGGTGGACAACCGGCACGACCTCGAGGCGATGGCCATGACCTGCGACGACACCACGGCGCTGGTCTACATCGGCAATCCGAATAATCCGACGGGGACGCACGTCGGCCGCGCCGCTTTCGACGCCTACTTCAGCCGGGTGCCGCCCCATGTGCTGACCGTCGTCGACGAGGCCTACCGTGACTATGTCGAGGTCGCCGACTACCCGGACTGTCTCGATGACCTGCGTCAAGGCAGGAACGTCGTGGTCCTGCGGACCTTTTCCAAGATTTACGGACTGGCGGGGATGCGGATCGGCTACGCCCTCACCGTCAAAGAAGTGGCGCAGGCCTTGGAAGGGGTGCGCTCCCCGTTCAACACCTCCGTACTCGCCCAGGCCGCGGCCTGTGCTGCTCTCGAAGACGTCGATCACGTCGCCCGCTCGAAGACGGAGAACAGCCGGGAGGCGGCATTCCTGGCGGCGGAGCTGTCGCGAAGAGGGGTCAAGTTCGTGCCGACCGTGGCCAACTTCTTTCTGGTATTCACCTCCCGGAAGGGAGAAGAAGCGTACCAGGCGCTCCTGCAGCTGGGGGTGATTGTTCGACCGATGGACGCATACGGATTCGCGCACGCGGTGCGAGTCTCGGTCGGTACCCGCCAGGAAAACGAGCGCTTTCTGGAGGCGCTGGACCAGGTCGCCGCAGGTGCCACGGACCAGGCGCGGAAGACCTACAGCGTCTCGTAA
- a CDS encoding 30S ribosomal protein S1, translated as MDLQKMKDDPALGPLDAAPQNLNPSPKPKRTERLRPMDGVDSELKDGEYEQLLEMYDQSLRTLAEGEVVRGRVLRISGNEVVVDVGYKSEGIIDKDEFLGPDGQIHVSVGDEIDVLLEKTENKDGYVVLSKEKAEKMKVWEEIERAYTDGRPVTGIVKERIKGGLAVDIGVRAFLPGSLVDLRPVRNLDAMKGKELQMRVIKVNRKRGNIVLSRKAVLEEENAEKKRRTLGGLTEGKVVRGVVKNITEYGAFIDLGGIDGLLHKTDMSWGRVNHPTEMFNVGDEVEVVVLKFDPEKERVSLGYKQRSLDPWETVDEKYPRESRVKGKVVSLTDYGAFIELEPGVEGLIHVSEMSWTKRVKHPSKVMTVGDMVEAVVLDVDKAARRLSLGLRQTEPNPWQTISEKYHEGDRITGKVRNLTDFGAFIEVEEGIDGLVHISDMSWTKRLKHPSEMLKKGDDVEAVILKIDSENQRLSLGIKQLQPNIWEEFFKTYSVGDLVTGRVVRLTDFGAFVEISEGIEGLVHVSEIAEERVEKPADKLRVDDAVTTKIIKMDIAEQKIGLSIKAAAQDQSREELKNYMKAQPGGTINLGEVAGHSGRRREEKRRRGRDTFEETDDED; from the coding sequence ATGGATTTGCAGAAAATGAAAGACGACCCCGCACTCGGACCGCTTGATGCGGCCCCCCAGAACCTGAATCCCTCTCCCAAGCCGAAACGGACCGAACGCCTCAGACCGATGGATGGCGTGGATTCCGAGCTCAAGGACGGCGAATACGAGCAGCTCCTTGAGATGTACGACCAGTCCCTGCGCACGCTGGCGGAGGGGGAAGTCGTCCGGGGACGCGTCCTGCGCATCAGCGGAAACGAAGTGGTCGTGGACGTCGGCTACAAGTCCGAGGGAATCATCGACAAGGACGAATTCCTCGGCCCGGACGGGCAGATTCATGTAAGCGTCGGCGACGAAATCGACGTTCTCCTGGAGAAGACCGAGAACAAGGACGGCTACGTGGTCCTCTCCAAGGAGAAGGCCGAAAAAATGAAGGTGTGGGAGGAGATTGAACGCGCCTACACCGACGGCCGGCCCGTGACCGGTATCGTGAAGGAGCGCATCAAAGGAGGCCTGGCCGTGGACATCGGTGTCCGCGCTTTCCTGCCCGGCTCCCTGGTCGACCTGCGACCGGTGCGCAACCTGGACGCGATGAAGGGGAAAGAGCTACAGATGCGGGTCATCAAGGTGAACCGCAAGCGCGGCAACATTGTGCTGTCGAGGAAGGCGGTCCTCGAGGAGGAGAACGCCGAGAAGAAGCGCCGCACTCTTGGAGGGCTGACCGAGGGCAAGGTCGTCCGCGGCGTGGTGAAGAACATCACCGAGTACGGCGCCTTCATCGATCTGGGCGGGATCGACGGCCTCCTCCACAAGACGGACATGTCCTGGGGACGCGTCAACCATCCGACCGAAATGTTCAACGTCGGGGACGAAGTTGAAGTCGTGGTCCTCAAGTTCGATCCCGAGAAGGAGCGCGTGTCGCTCGGGTACAAGCAGCGGAGTCTGGATCCCTGGGAGACCGTCGATGAGAAGTACCCTCGCGAGTCGCGCGTCAAGGGCAAGGTCGTCAGCCTGACGGACTACGGGGCCTTCATCGAGCTCGAGCCGGGGGTCGAGGGGCTGATCCACGTTTCGGAGATGTCCTGGACCAAGAGAGTGAAACACCCGTCCAAGGTGATGACGGTCGGCGACATGGTTGAAGCGGTCGTCCTGGACGTGGACAAGGCGGCGCGCCGACTGTCTCTTGGTCTGCGCCAGACCGAGCCGAACCCGTGGCAGACGATCAGTGAAAAGTACCATGAAGGCGATCGGATCACCGGCAAGGTGCGCAACCTCACCGACTTCGGAGCGTTCATCGAAGTCGAGGAGGGCATCGACGGCCTGGTCCACATCTCCGACATGTCCTGGACCAAGCGGCTCAAGCACCCCTCCGAAATGCTGAAGAAGGGGGACGATGTCGAGGCCGTGATTCTCAAGATCGACTCGGAGAACCAGCGTCTCTCCCTCGGCATCAAGCAGCTGCAGCCCAACATCTGGGAGGAGTTCTTCAAGACCTACTCAGTCGGCGATTTGGTCACCGGTCGTGTCGTCCGCCTGACTGATTTCGGGGCGTTCGTCGAGATTTCCGAAGGGATCGAGGGCCTGGTGCACGTGTCCGAGATCGCCGAGGAACGCGTCGAGAAGCCGGCCGACAAATTGCGCGTCGACGACGCCGTCACCACGAAGATCATCAAGATGGACATCGCCGAGCAGAAGATCGGTTTGTCGATCAAGGCCGCGGCACAGGACCAAAGCCGCGAGGAACTGAAGAACTACATGAAGGCGCAGCCAGGCGGAACGATCAACCTGGGTGAGGTCGCTGGTCATTCCGGCCGCCGCCGCGAGGAGAAACGCCGCCGAGGGCGCGACACCTTTGAAGAGACCGACGACGAGGATTAG
- a CDS encoding integration host factor subunit beta — MTKAELVEEVARVSELTKKHSEVIVNTVFDSIIDALRKDEKIELRGFGSFRIRQRRSRQGRNPKTGDKVDVPAKRIPYFKPGKELKELINNSAQSSEPAASSVTSTGVEP, encoded by the coding sequence ATGACGAAGGCCGAGCTTGTGGAAGAGGTGGCCCGGGTCTCGGAGCTGACCAAGAAGCACTCCGAGGTCATCGTCAACACTGTTTTCGACTCGATCATCGACGCCCTGCGGAAGGACGAGAAGATCGAGCTGAGGGGCTTCGGCAGCTTCCGTATCCGACAGCGTCGATCACGACAAGGCCGAAACCCCAAGACAGGCGACAAGGTCGACGTCCCGGCCAAGCGGATCCCGTACTTCAAGCCGGGCAAGGAACTGAAGGAATTGATCAACAATTCGGCGCAGTCCTCCGAGCCGGCGGCTTCCTCCGTCACCTCGACCGGCGTGGAGCCCTGA
- a CDS encoding HIT domain-containing protein, whose amino-acid sequence MDKLFSPWRLRYIRGAGRARGRGCVFCRAVRSGSDRTNLVVLRGRCNYVILNKYPYNNGHMMIVPFAHVPSLQDAPVETLQEMMALAVRCEAALRAAYRPTGINLGMNLGRSAGAGIEEHFHLHIVPRWEGDTNFMSVVHGTRVIPESLQATYRRLRPLLVSRDGAPRSVAPRPSGADRRPTRRGR is encoded by the coding sequence ATGGACAAGCTCTTCAGCCCCTGGCGCCTCCGCTATATCCGGGGGGCGGGGCGCGCGCGGGGCCGGGGCTGCGTATTCTGCCGGGCCGTGCGCAGCGGGAGCGACCGGACGAACCTCGTTGTCCTGCGAGGCCGTTGCAACTACGTCATCCTCAACAAGTACCCCTACAACAACGGGCACATGATGATCGTACCGTTTGCCCACGTGCCGTCTCTCCAGGATGCCCCGGTCGAGACGCTCCAGGAGATGATGGCGCTCGCGGTCCGATGTGAAGCGGCGCTCCGAGCGGCCTATCGTCCCACGGGGATCAATCTGGGCATGAACCTCGGGCGGAGCGCCGGGGCGGGCATCGAAGAGCACTTTCACCTGCACATCGTCCCTCGCTGGGAGGGGGACACGAACTTCATGTCTGTCGTCCACGGCACGCGCGTGATTCCGGAGTCGCTGCAGGCGACCTATCGCAGACTCCGTCCACTCCTCGTCTCGAGAGACGGAGCGCCGCGCTCCGTGGCCCCGAGGCCCTCAGGGGCAGATCGCCGGCCGACACGTCGTGGGAGGTGA